The following are from one region of the Gammaproteobacteria bacterium genome:
- a CDS encoding GatB/YqeY domain-containing protein: MKEAMRAKDRPRLEAVRLLRAAIQRREIDERTDLDDDGVLSVVQKMIKQGHDAVEQFEKGNRDDLVNKETEMLRVLEDYLPAQLGKPEIEALMDSAFAETGAASQRDMGKVMAWLKPKINGRADMGLVSSAVKQRLNS, translated from the coding sequence ATGAAAGAGGCTATGCGTGCGAAGGACCGGCCTCGCCTGGAAGCCGTGCGCCTGCTTCGTGCTGCCATTCAGCGCCGCGAGATCGACGAACGCACTGATCTTGATGACGACGGTGTACTCTCAGTGGTACAGAAAATGATCAAACAGGGCCATGATGCTGTGGAGCAGTTCGAAAAAGGCAATCGTGACGACCTGGTCAACAAAGAAACCGAGATGCTGCGGGTGCTTGAAGATTATCTCCCAGCGCAGTTGGGTAAACCCGAAATCGAGGCGCTAATGGACTCAGCCTTTGCTGAAACCGGCGCTGCCTCTCAGCGCGACATGGGCAAGGTCATGGCCTGGTTGAAACCGAAAATCAATGGGCGCGCCGACATGGGACTTGTCAGCAGCGCCGTCAAACAGCGCTTAAACAGCTGA
- the rpsU gene encoding 30S ribosomal protein S21, producing the protein MPSVKIRQDEPFDVILRRFRRACEKAGVFTESRRREYYEKPTTVRKRAGAAAVKREKKRVSRQDPRRNRQY; encoded by the coding sequence ATGCCCAGTGTAAAGATCAGACAAGACGAACCCTTCGACGTTATCCTGCGTCGTTTTCGTCGTGCCTGCGAAAAAGCCGGCGTGTTTACTGAATCACGCCGACGGGAGTATTACGAAAAACCCACCACCGTACGCAAACGCGCTGGAGCAGCGGCCGTCAAGCGCGAAAAGAAACGCGTCAGTCGCCAGGACCCCAGAAGAAACCGACAGTACTGA
- the plsY gene encoding glycerol-3-phosphate 1-O-acyltransferase PlsY, protein MLYLITPFAAYLLGSVSSAILISSLLGLPDPRTEGSRNPGATNVLRLGSKPGAVLTLAGDIAKGVLPVVAARWFLDEPVLLALAALGAFLGHLFPVYFRFEGGKGVATALGVLAAIDWQLASILIVTWLVVAAVFRYSSLAALVTAAAAPVYAFWLTGEPVFVALGAVLAALLFFRHSENIRRLLSGNESKIGKKN, encoded by the coding sequence ATGCTTTATCTGATTACGCCATTTGCCGCCTACCTGCTGGGATCGGTCTCCAGCGCGATCCTGATTTCAAGCCTGCTGGGACTTCCGGACCCACGTACTGAAGGCTCTCGCAACCCCGGGGCGACCAATGTCCTACGCCTGGGCAGCAAGCCCGGCGCGGTGCTCACACTGGCTGGCGATATTGCCAAGGGCGTGCTGCCGGTGGTTGCAGCGCGCTGGTTTCTGGATGAACCTGTACTCCTCGCGTTGGCAGCCCTGGGCGCGTTTCTGGGACACCTGTTTCCGGTGTATTTTCGCTTTGAAGGCGGTAAGGGTGTTGCGACCGCCCTCGGTGTACTGGCAGCGATCGACTGGCAGCTCGCCTCGATTCTGATTGTCACCTGGCTCGTGGTTGCGGCGGTGTTTCGGTACTCATCACTTGCCGCCCTGGTGACGGCGGCTGCAGCACCCGTCTACGCATTCTGGCTCACCGGCGAACCGGTTTTCGTCGCACTGGGCGCAGTACTTGCCGCATTACTTTTCTTTCGCCACAGCGAAAATATTCGCCGCCTGCTCTCCGGCAATGAATCGAAGATCGGCAAGAAAAACTAG
- a CDS encoding pteridine reductase: MNANRKSLEHKVALITGGARRIGACIARTLHREGLNLVIHYHGSAEAARELQAELHHHRPDSVLLVGTDLLDPAKIEKLVSQATHEFGQLDVLVNNASSFYPTPVGKTTDAQWEDLIGVNLKAPYFLSQAAAGPLTESGGCIINLVDIYAERPLKNHPVYNVTKAGLIGLTRALARELGPAVRVNAVAPGAILWPEGDVDEIAQQRLISRTPLKRAGNPTDIAETVLFLVRDAEFLTGQVVNVDGGRSIVP; the protein is encoded by the coding sequence ATGAATGCGAACCGCAAATCCCTTGAACACAAGGTGGCTCTGATCACGGGGGGAGCTCGCCGTATTGGAGCCTGTATCGCCCGCACCCTTCATCGCGAGGGGTTGAATCTCGTGATTCATTACCACGGGTCTGCCGAGGCGGCACGAGAACTGCAGGCCGAGCTTCATCATCATCGACCTGATTCTGTGCTGCTTGTCGGCACAGATCTGCTGGATCCGGCAAAAATTGAGAAACTGGTGAGCCAGGCCACCCACGAATTCGGACAGCTGGATGTATTGGTCAACAACGCGTCGAGTTTTTACCCCACCCCCGTCGGCAAGACCACCGACGCGCAATGGGAAGATCTAATCGGCGTGAACCTTAAAGCGCCGTATTTTCTCTCTCAGGCAGCGGCAGGTCCACTGACAGAATCCGGCGGCTGCATTATCAATCTGGTTGACATTTATGCCGAGCGACCCCTCAAAAACCACCCGGTTTACAACGTCACCAAAGCCGGCCTGATCGGACTCACCCGTGCACTGGCGCGGGAACTCGGACCCGCAGTGCGCGTTAATGCCGTGGCGCCCGGCGCAATCCTGTGGCCAGAGGGCGACGTCGATGAGATTGCCCAACAACGCCTGATCTCACGCACACCCCTTAAACGGGCGGGCAACCCGACTGACATCGCCGAGACCGTGTTGTTTCTGGTTCGAGATGCAGAATTTCTGACCGGGCAGGTCGTGAATGTCGATGGGGGCAGATCGATTGTGCCTTGA
- a CDS encoding acetyl-CoA acetyltransferase, producing the protein MNTAIVGWGHIPFGRREDDVESMLLEVTGEALVSAGVGASDVDAVFLGWFNGGMNEQDFGSSLVMNGFEGLRYKPATRVENACATGSAAIYQGRDFIAAGRGKVVLVVGVEKMTNVPTPELNRVLLACSYLKEEAGVANGFAGIFADIAMDYFSQHGDQADALATIAAKNHHNGCANPWAQLHKDLGYEFCRTESEKNPVVAAPLKRTDCSLVSDGAAAVVLADEDVARDLQHAARLRASTQVNDLLPMSRRDMTFLDGCARAWQGSLQAAGMTLNDLDLVETHDCFTMAELMQYEAMGLTERGRGAQAALDGWTAKDGKLPVNVSGGLKAKGHPIGATGVSMHALAAMQVLGEAGDMQVSGASVAGVFNMGGAGVANYCSIIEAMH; encoded by the coding sequence ATGAATACTGCAATTGTAGGGTGGGGACACATCCCATTTGGACGACGAGAAGACGATGTCGAATCAATGCTTTTGGAAGTTACCGGAGAGGCACTGGTAAGCGCCGGTGTGGGCGCATCGGATGTCGATGCCGTATTTTTGGGCTGGTTCAACGGTGGTATGAATGAACAGGACTTCGGGTCTTCTTTGGTTATGAATGGTTTTGAGGGACTGCGTTACAAGCCGGCGACCCGTGTCGAGAACGCCTGTGCCACAGGATCAGCGGCCATTTACCAGGGAAGGGACTTTATTGCGGCAGGGCGTGGCAAGGTGGTGCTCGTGGTCGGTGTGGAAAAGATGACGAATGTGCCCACACCAGAACTCAATCGTGTGCTGCTGGCATGTTCGTATCTTAAGGAAGAGGCGGGTGTGGCTAACGGGTTTGCAGGTATATTTGCAGACATCGCGATGGACTACTTCAGCCAGCATGGTGATCAGGCTGATGCATTAGCGACCATTGCAGCAAAAAACCACCACAATGGCTGTGCCAACCCATGGGCACAACTGCATAAAGATTTGGGCTATGAGTTTTGCCGAACCGAATCCGAAAAAAATCCGGTGGTGGCAGCACCACTTAAACGGACCGATTGCAGCTTGGTCTCGGATGGTGCGGCGGCAGTGGTGTTGGCTGATGAAGACGTAGCTCGCGATCTACAACATGCCGCAAGGCTGCGAGCAAGTACCCAGGTGAACGATCTTCTGCCTATGAGTCGGCGCGACATGACATTTTTGGATGGTTGTGCCCGAGCCTGGCAGGGGTCACTGCAGGCTGCCGGCATGACGCTGAATGACCTGGATCTGGTCGAGACCCACGACTGTTTTACCATGGCCGAATTGATGCAGTATGAGGCTATGGGACTGACGGAACGCGGACGTGGTGCGCAGGCCGCGCTGGATGGCTGGACTGCAAAAGACGGGAAGCTGCCCGTCAATGTATCTGGTGGTCTGAAAGCGAAAGGTCATCCAATTGGTGCGACCGGTGTATCGATGCACGCATTGGCGGCTATGCAGGTTCTGGGCGAGGCTGGTGACATGCAGGTGTCGGGAGCATCGGTTGCGGGGGTATTCAATATGGGTGGCGCAGGGGTCGCCAACTATTGCAGCATTATTGAAGCGATGCACTGA
- the folB gene encoding dihydroneopterin aldolase — MDIIFLHGLEVDCVIGVWEWERRITQKIVIDLDMGWDIAKAAASDDLSDTLSYKDVAKRVSAHVQDVKANLVERLAEDIANILLGEFGCQWCRVRVNKPGAVTGSKDVGVVVERGER, encoded by the coding sequence GTGGACATCATATTTCTCCATGGCCTGGAAGTAGATTGTGTGATCGGTGTCTGGGAGTGGGAACGTCGGATTACGCAGAAAATTGTGATCGATCTGGACATGGGGTGGGACATTGCAAAAGCCGCAGCCAGCGACGATTTGAGTGACACACTGAGTTACAAGGATGTGGCCAAACGGGTCTCAGCGCATGTTCAGGACGTCAAGGCCAATCTGGTCGAACGCCTTGCAGAAGATATCGCAAATATCCTGCTGGGTGAATTTGGCTGCCAATGGTGCCGGGTGCGGGTGAACAAACCCGGTGCGGTCACAGGGTCAAAAGATGTGGGCGTTGTGGTTGAGCGGGGTGAGCGCTGA
- a CDS encoding COX15/CtaA family protein, with translation MVRSTDRAVGVWLLVCCFLVFAMVVLGGVTRLTGSGLSMVRWAPLSGAIPPITAAAWEAEFNHYQQSPEFQKVNHQMTVNEFKTIFYVEYFHRLLGRAIGLVFLVPFLVFLWRGRIRRALIPKLSLVFVLGGLQGLLGWYMVKSGLVDVPRVSPYRLTAHLIVAVAIYAYLFWTALGLMSERSHRSTVSPLSRGAIGITAMIVVTILSGGFVAGLKAGHAFNTFPLMAGQWIPPGYRVAEPFWLNFFETIPAVQFNHRWLAITTFVLVLLFALRAWRDDALRTYRAAVAVLAMLALIQVSLGISTLVLHVPVVLAAAHQGAALALLTAALYVVFITRHLAGAESGSSVAGGHT, from the coding sequence ATGGTGCGGAGCACTGATCGCGCGGTTGGCGTGTGGCTACTGGTATGCTGTTTTCTGGTTTTTGCCATGGTGGTGCTCGGTGGTGTCACCCGCTTGACCGGTTCGGGTCTGTCGATGGTTCGATGGGCACCGCTCAGCGGGGCTATTCCCCCGATCACAGCTGCGGCCTGGGAGGCGGAATTCAACCATTACCAGCAGTCGCCCGAATTTCAGAAGGTCAACCACCAGATGACGGTGAATGAATTCAAGACCATCTTCTACGTCGAGTACTTCCACAGACTGTTGGGCAGAGCAATCGGACTGGTGTTCCTGGTCCCTTTCCTGGTGTTTTTATGGCGTGGGCGAATACGCCGTGCACTGATTCCCAAGCTGTCGCTGGTGTTTGTGCTGGGCGGTCTACAGGGGCTGCTCGGTTGGTACATGGTCAAGAGCGGGCTTGTTGATGTGCCCCGGGTCAGTCCCTATCGCCTGACGGCGCACCTGATTGTGGCCGTCGCCATCTACGCCTACCTGTTTTGGACTGCTTTAGGGTTGATGAGTGAACGTTCCCATCGCAGTACAGTTTCCCCTCTCTCACGAGGGGCCATCGGCATCACGGCTATGATCGTTGTCACGATTTTGTCCGGGGGATTTGTAGCCGGGCTGAAGGCCGGGCACGCATTTAATACGTTTCCACTGATGGCTGGCCAGTGGATTCCACCGGGGTATCGGGTCGCGGAGCCTTTCTGGCTCAACTTTTTCGAGACCATACCCGCAGTACAGTTCAATCACCGCTGGTTGGCGATCACAACATTTGTGTTGGTGTTGCTGTTTGCTCTTAGAGCCTGGCGGGATGACGCATTGAGAACGTATCGGGCTGCGGTGGCTGTACTCGCGATGCTCGCCCTGATCCAGGTGAGCCTCGGTATCTCAACACTGGTGCTGCATGTGCCGGTGGTGCTGGCTGCCGCACACCAGGGAGCAGCGCTCGCGCTGTTAACGGCTGCCCTGTACGTGGTATTTATAACGCGGCACTTGGCCGGTGCAGAGTCTGGGTCTTCTGTGGCTGGGGGCCACACCTGA
- a CDS encoding undecaprenyl-diphosphate phosphatase, giving the protein MGFNEAVGLGLVQGITEFLPISSSGHLILVSEWLGWPDQGLAFDVAVHLGTLVAVLIYFRRRVLEILCGWYQQVIGGRVTSAGRLGWLVVLATGPALIAGALLSHVIESLLRSPILIGFTTLVFGLVLWWADAKGRGTITLDDLKWHHALLIGIAQAIALVPGTSRSGITLSAGLALGLGRSDAAQFSFLMSIPVIVAAGTLKLSDLSQSAVPVDWVVFAVGVLVAAVSALAVIAGFLRVIERVGVLPFVIYRVALGVLIFFWFW; this is encoded by the coding sequence ATTGGCTTTAACGAGGCTGTCGGCCTCGGCCTGGTTCAGGGCATTACCGAATTCTTGCCGATATCGAGTTCTGGGCACCTAATCCTGGTGTCAGAATGGTTAGGCTGGCCCGATCAAGGCCTTGCCTTCGACGTTGCCGTTCACCTGGGCACGCTGGTTGCGGTGCTGATCTATTTTCGCCGGCGTGTGCTGGAGATTCTGTGTGGCTGGTATCAGCAGGTCATCGGCGGTCGTGTGACATCAGCGGGGCGTCTGGGTTGGCTGGTGGTGCTCGCGACCGGACCTGCGCTGATCGCTGGCGCCTTGTTGAGCCATGTCATAGAGAGTTTGCTCCGCAGCCCGATCCTGATTGGCTTCACCACTTTAGTCTTTGGGTTGGTGTTGTGGTGGGCTGATGCCAAAGGACGCGGGACGATCACCCTTGACGACCTCAAGTGGCACCACGCCCTGCTGATCGGCATCGCCCAGGCGATCGCGCTGGTGCCGGGCACCTCGCGATCGGGTATTACGCTGAGTGCTGGCCTGGCGCTGGGTTTAGGTCGCTCGGACGCAGCCCAGTTTTCGTTTCTAATGTCTATTCCAGTAATTGTGGCGGCAGGCACACTGAAGCTGAGTGACCTCAGTCAATCGGCGGTGCCGGTCGACTGGGTCGTGTTTGCTGTTGGTGTTTTGGTCGCGGCGGTAAGTGCACTCGCTGTCATCGCCGGATTTCTAAGGGTTATTGAGCGCGTGGGTGTTTTGCCGTTTGTGATCTACAGAGTGGCACTTGGGGTGCTGATATTTTTCTGGTTCTGGTAG
- the tsaD gene encoding tRNA (adenosine(37)-N6)-threonylcarbamoyltransferase complex transferase subunit TsaD, whose protein sequence is MKVLGIETSCDDTAAAVYDSAGGLRGHRQASQLDSHRPFGGVVPELAARDHVRLLMPLVQQVLADTDLKVDDLDGVAYTSGPGLAGALFVGAALGRSLAWSLDIPAAGIHHMEGHLLAPMLEADPPEFPFLALLVSGGHTMLVDVRAVGRYQLLGSTLDDAVGEAFDKIAKLLGLDYPGGPAVAAAAISGRPGQFHFPRPMTDRPGLDFSFSGLKTFARNTAAQCELNPQAIADIALAFQDAAVDTLVIKCTRAMRTSGRARLVVAGGVGANQVLRERLSMMADEQGYRVYYPRPEFCTDNAAMIAYAGWIRLRRGQHNDRDFTVRPRWSLTDLAPVD, encoded by the coding sequence ATGAAGGTACTGGGTATTGAGACTTCCTGTGATGACACAGCGGCCGCTGTGTACGATTCTGCTGGCGGGCTTAGAGGCCACCGACAGGCTTCACAGCTCGACAGTCATCGACCCTTCGGTGGGGTTGTGCCGGAACTCGCTGCCCGCGACCATGTGCGCCTGTTGATGCCGCTGGTCCAGCAGGTCCTGGCTGATACGGACTTAAAAGTCGATGATCTGGATGGCGTGGCGTACACGTCAGGTCCCGGGTTGGCAGGGGCACTCTTTGTGGGTGCCGCTCTCGGTCGCAGCCTCGCCTGGTCCCTGGATATACCGGCTGCTGGAATTCACCACATGGAAGGCCATCTGCTGGCACCGATGCTAGAAGCGGACCCGCCGGAATTTCCCTTTCTGGCTTTGCTGGTGTCCGGTGGACATACCATGCTGGTGGATGTCCGAGCGGTTGGGCGTTATCAATTACTCGGCAGCACGCTGGACGATGCGGTGGGTGAGGCCTTTGACAAAATCGCAAAACTGTTGGGATTGGATTATCCGGGTGGTCCTGCCGTGGCTGCTGCGGCCATAAGCGGTCGTCCAGGACAGTTTCATTTCCCACGACCAATGACCGACCGACCGGGGCTCGATTTCAGTTTCAGTGGCCTCAAAACATTTGCCCGCAACACGGCAGCACAGTGCGAACTCAACCCGCAGGCCATTGCCGATATTGCGCTGGCGTTTCAGGACGCCGCCGTGGATACGCTGGTGATCAAGTGCACCCGCGCAATGCGGACTTCAGGACGGGCACGTCTGGTCGTTGCGGGTGGTGTTGGGGCGAATCAGGTGCTTCGCGAGCGACTCAGTATGATGGCAGACGAGCAAGGTTACCGGGTTTACTATCCCCGGCCGGAGTTCTGTACGGATAACGCGGCCATGATTGCCTATGCCGGCTGGATCCGGTTAAGGCGCGGGCAGCACAATGACCGAGACTTTACGGTCCGCCCCCGCTGGTCGTTGACCGATCTGGCACCGGTCGACTGA
- a CDS encoding SAM-dependent methyltransferase, with translation MTVVSNSNQWPKKPWPEPDPEALAHSARVVERVHTEIERCGGVLPFDRYMALVMYEPGLGYYVSGTRKFGRQGDFVTAPELGSLYGRCVAHQATQVLAQLDGGSLLEFGAGSGVLAATVLAELAERDRLPAEYLIVEVSPALRAQQQQTLAGQIEQNPVKVRWLDTLPESGFRGVILANEVLDAMPVIRFRVAAEGHMTAGVVERNGHLDWSWKRDLAQNGRIDRLVKQYGLVADYTSEVNPSAAAWMQTVGRLLDTGLILVMDYGYPGAEYYHPERSDGTLMCHYQHRAHMDPFLYPGLQDLTAHVDFSAIAAAGQVAGLDIAGFTSQEAFLLSTGVLDLVADASSGPVDPKLSAELKQLTLSSEMGESFKALAMVKHIDTPLLGFSLRDRRMAL, from the coding sequence ATGACCGTGGTATCAAACTCTAATCAATGGCCGAAAAAACCGTGGCCTGAACCCGATCCAGAGGCCCTGGCACACAGTGCTCGCGTCGTTGAACGAGTACACACTGAGATCGAGCGTTGTGGCGGTGTGCTGCCATTTGACCGCTATATGGCGCTGGTGATGTACGAGCCGGGTCTGGGGTATTATGTTTCTGGTACCCGGAAGTTTGGTCGGCAGGGAGATTTTGTGACTGCGCCTGAGCTGGGATCCCTCTACGGTCGTTGCGTGGCCCACCAGGCGACACAGGTACTGGCCCAGTTGGATGGCGGATCATTGCTTGAATTTGGTGCCGGCAGTGGTGTTCTGGCTGCGACCGTGCTTGCTGAGCTGGCTGAGCGTGACAGGCTGCCGGCCGAGTATCTTATTGTGGAAGTCAGCCCAGCACTGCGTGCGCAACAGCAACAGACACTGGCCGGTCAGATCGAGCAGAACCCGGTCAAGGTCCGCTGGCTCGATACGCTGCCGGAATCTGGTTTCCGCGGTGTGATTCTGGCCAACGAAGTCCTCGACGCGATGCCGGTCATACGCTTTCGGGTTGCCGCAGAGGGACATATGACTGCTGGGGTGGTAGAGCGTAATGGACATCTTGACTGGTCGTGGAAGCGGGATCTTGCGCAGAACGGGCGTATCGATCGGTTGGTTAAGCAGTACGGTTTGGTAGCGGACTACACCAGCGAGGTAAATCCCAGCGCCGCGGCCTGGATGCAGACGGTGGGGCGGCTTCTTGATACTGGGCTGATACTCGTGATGGATTATGGCTATCCTGGCGCCGAGTACTATCATCCCGAACGTTCGGACGGTACGCTGATGTGTCACTACCAGCACCGTGCCCATATGGACCCTTTCTTATATCCCGGTCTGCAGGATCTGACTGCGCACGTCGATTTCTCCGCCATTGCAGCCGCAGGTCAGGTGGCAGGGCTTGATATCGCCGGATTCACCAGCCAGGAGGCATTTTTACTGTCCACTGGAGTCCTTGATCTGGTAGCAGATGCGTCATCCGGTCCAGTGGATCCGAAACTGAGTGCGGAACTCAAACAGCTGACACTCTCATCAGAGATGGGCGAGTCTTTCAAGGCACTGGCGATGGTCAAGCACATTGACACACCGTTGCTGGGCTTTTCCCTGCGCGATCGACGGATGGCCCTGTGA
- the dnaG gene encoding DNA primase: MRGRIPREFIDELLARLDVVEVIDRRVPLKKAGKDFKACCPFHNEKTPSFTVSRPKQFYHCFGCGVSGTAITFLMEFEHLSFPEAVEELAGEAGLEVPDTGPARSGDNPTLPLLEILGETSRYYKDQLRSHSDASTTIAYLKQRGLTGEIAARFDLGYAPTGWDNLSSTAGNEEKLDLMVKAGLISKRESGGHYDRFRARVIFPIHDSKGRVIAFGGRLLDEGEPKYLNSPETPVFHKGSELYNLHRARSAIAQQQVSIVVEGYMDVLALAQHGIDHCVATLGTATTATHLQRLFRLAPSIVFCFDGDRAGRDAAGRALEIALPSLESGRQVSFLFLPDGEDPDSVVRDQGADTFRALIESATPLPDLLFDTLLNQTDPTRMDGKARLATLARPLISRVPEGPLRELMQQRLSDLTGIAPGGLGGSPATPATVPHKRSSARSKRLSPMATAISVLVQRPQLAAGLDLPAAVVDTHDDPGVQLLTKVHGLARENPQLTTASLIERFRGNEQQPTLEKLASRNHLVDDDGLEIFLAETFATLASQSIDDRIAELLHLASERELSEIEKHRLGELYQQRESVRSDTTET, translated from the coding sequence ATGCGCGGCAGAATACCCCGGGAGTTCATTGATGAGTTACTTGCCCGCCTTGACGTGGTGGAAGTCATCGATCGCCGTGTGCCGCTCAAGAAAGCAGGTAAGGACTTCAAAGCCTGCTGCCCCTTTCACAACGAGAAAACACCCTCTTTCACAGTAAGCCGACCCAAACAATTTTATCATTGCTTTGGCTGTGGTGTGAGCGGTACCGCGATCACATTTCTCATGGAGTTCGAGCATCTCAGCTTCCCCGAGGCAGTCGAAGAGCTGGCCGGTGAAGCCGGTCTGGAAGTTCCCGATACCGGGCCCGCAAGGTCCGGCGACAACCCGACGCTGCCGCTGCTGGAGATCCTGGGCGAAACCAGCCGTTACTACAAGGATCAACTGCGCTCACACAGCGATGCCTCAACCACAATCGCTTATTTGAAACAGCGGGGTTTGACCGGTGAGATCGCCGCCCGATTTGATCTCGGCTACGCCCCGACGGGCTGGGACAATCTGTCGTCCACGGCCGGCAACGAAGAAAAGCTTGATTTGATGGTTAAAGCCGGTCTGATTTCCAAACGTGAGTCCGGCGGTCACTATGACCGGTTCAGAGCCCGGGTTATTTTCCCCATACACGACAGCAAGGGCCGTGTCATCGCGTTTGGCGGTCGTCTATTGGATGAGGGAGAACCAAAATATCTTAACTCGCCCGAAACACCGGTATTTCACAAAGGCTCGGAGCTCTATAACCTGCATCGCGCACGCTCTGCCATCGCGCAGCAGCAGGTGTCAATCGTGGTTGAAGGCTATATGGATGTTCTCGCCCTCGCCCAGCATGGAATCGATCACTGTGTGGCAACCTTGGGTACCGCGACAACAGCAACTCACCTGCAGCGGCTGTTTCGGCTTGCACCGTCCATTGTTTTCTGCTTTGACGGAGATCGGGCCGGGCGAGACGCAGCGGGACGGGCGCTGGAAATTGCGCTGCCGTCGCTCGAAAGCGGCCGCCAGGTCAGTTTTCTGTTTCTTCCCGATGGTGAGGATCCCGATTCGGTTGTTCGTGACCAGGGGGCAGACACGTTCAGGGCGCTGATCGAGTCTGCCACCCCCTTGCCCGATCTACTGTTCGATACCCTGCTGAACCAGACAGACCCTACCCGCATGGATGGCAAGGCACGACTGGCGACACTCGCCCGGCCGTTAATTTCCCGAGTTCCTGAAGGCCCGCTGCGGGAGCTGATGCAGCAGCGCCTGAGCGACCTCACGGGAATTGCGCCTGGCGGCCTTGGCGGGTCACCGGCCACACCCGCAACGGTTCCCCATAAGCGCTCTTCTGCTCGCAGCAAAAGGCTTTCGCCCATGGCCACGGCGATCAGTGTTCTGGTGCAGCGCCCTCAGCTCGCTGCCGGCCTGGATCTACCTGCCGCTGTGGTTGACACGCACGACGATCCCGGCGTTCAGTTACTGACAAAGGTTCACGGGCTGGCGCGGGAGAACCCGCAGCTGACTACAGCCAGCCTGATCGAGCGATTTAGGGGGAATGAGCAGCAGCCGACCCTTGAAAAACTCGCTTCGCGGAACCATCTGGTAGACGACGACGGGTTGGAGATTTTTCTAGCCGAAACATTCGCCACGCTGGCGTCCCAGTCGATCGACGATAGAATCGCAGAACTGTTGCATCTGGCGTCTGAACGAGAACTCAGTGAGATCGAAAAACATCGGCTGGGCGAGCTCTACCAGCAACGCGAGTCAGTACGGTCTGACACGACCGAGACCTGA
- the folK gene encoding 2-amino-4-hydroxy-6-hydroxymethyldihydropteridine diphosphokinase yields the protein MVRVVISVGTNIDRENNLKAALAALGRAYGALRMSPVYSNPAVGFTGPDFYNLVVSFETTQTVAEVTTFLHGVEANQGRTRQGDRLDSRELDLDLLLYGDHVLHGEGVDLPRGEILEHPYVLMPLSWLLPDDRHPVTQERYASMWTRMRKTSTVLLKEIDLDLT from the coding sequence ATGGTCCGCGTGGTGATCAGCGTTGGCACCAATATCGACCGGGAGAACAACTTAAAAGCTGCCCTGGCAGCGCTGGGGCGTGCCTACGGGGCATTGCGGATGTCACCGGTTTATTCCAATCCGGCAGTTGGATTCACAGGGCCGGATTTCTACAATCTTGTCGTTAGCTTTGAGACAACCCAAACCGTTGCAGAAGTGACGACCTTTCTGCACGGCGTCGAGGCGAACCAGGGACGAACCCGACAAGGCGATCGGCTCGATTCGCGGGAACTAGACCTTGACCTGCTGCTCTATGGCGACCATGTACTGCATGGAGAAGGTGTCGACCTACCCCGCGGTGAAATTCTCGAGCACCCCTACGTGCTCATGCCGCTCAGCTGGCTGTTGCCGGATGATCGACACCCGGTGACCCAAGAACGCTATGCATCGATGTGGACCCGCATGAGAAAAACCAGTACGGTTCTGCTTAAGGAAATCGACCTTGACCTGACCTGA